One window of Sinorhizobium fredii NGR234 genomic DNA carries:
- a CDS encoding orotate phosphoribosyltransferase: MFSNAFTDKTVMAELVAKMLWEIKAVHFRADEPYKLSSGMASPVYIDCRKLISYPRIRSAVMDFAAATILRDAGFEQFDVVAGGETAGIPFAAMLAERLGLPMIYVRKAPKGHGRNAQIEGHMPEGARVLVIEDLTTAGGSMFKFIDAIRAAGGIVEHGIALFYYDIFPEARGNMKSKGVDLHYIATWRNVLAVAREQALFDEKTLNEVEAFLNAPLAWSERNGGVGTLAAQ, translated from the coding sequence ATGTTTTCGAATGCGTTCACCGACAAGACGGTGATGGCCGAGCTGGTCGCGAAGATGCTCTGGGAGATCAAGGCGGTGCACTTTCGCGCCGACGAGCCTTACAAGCTGTCCTCCGGCATGGCGAGCCCGGTCTATATCGACTGCCGCAAGCTGATCTCCTATCCGCGCATCCGCTCGGCGGTGATGGACTTCGCCGCGGCGACGATACTCCGCGACGCCGGCTTCGAGCAATTCGATGTGGTGGCCGGCGGCGAGACGGCCGGCATCCCCTTTGCGGCCATGCTTGCCGAACGGCTCGGCCTGCCGATGATCTATGTGCGCAAGGCGCCGAAGGGGCACGGCCGCAATGCCCAGATCGAGGGTCATATGCCGGAAGGCGCGCGCGTACTGGTGATCGAGGACCTGACGACCGCCGGCGGCTCGATGTTCAAGTTCATCGATGCGATCCGCGCGGCCGGCGGCATCGTCGAGCACGGCATTGCCCTCTTCTACTACGACATTTTCCCGGAAGCGCGGGGCAACATGAAATCCAAGGGCGTCGACCTGCATTACATTGCCACCTGGCGCAATGTCCTGGCGGTTGCCCGCGAGCAGGCGCTGTTCGACGAGAAGACGCTGAACGAGGTGGAAGCCTTCCTGAACGCGCCGCTCGCCTGGTCGGAGCGCAACGGCGGCGTGGGTACGCTTGCAGCCCAGTGA
- a CDS encoding carbohydrate kinase family protein: MIVCCGEALIDMLPRETAAGESAFAPYAGGAIFNTAIALGRLGIPTGFFTGLSDDMFGDILRETLKAANVDFGPCATLPLHTTLAFVKLVHGHASYAFFDENTAGRMITTEHLPALGDFCEALHFGAISLIPEPCGSTYEALMTREHEKRVISFDPNIRPGFITDREAHLARMNRMAAMSDIIKFSDEDLAWFGMEGSHDALAAEWLKRGPKLVLITRGADGAVGYTKNHKVEVASERVTVVDTVGAGDTFDAGVLAALKLNNLLTKEQVANLSDEAVRQALALGAKAAAVTVSRAGANPPWKYEIGL; the protein is encoded by the coding sequence ATGATCGTTTGTTGCGGAGAGGCCCTGATCGACATGCTGCCGCGCGAGACCGCGGCCGGGGAAAGCGCCTTTGCGCCCTATGCCGGCGGCGCCATCTTCAACACCGCGATCGCGCTTGGACGGCTCGGCATTCCGACCGGCTTTTTCACCGGGCTCTCCGACGACATGTTCGGCGACATCCTGCGCGAGACGCTGAAGGCGGCGAATGTCGATTTCGGCCCCTGTGCCACGCTGCCGCTCCACACCACGCTCGCCTTCGTCAAGCTTGTCCATGGGCATGCGAGCTATGCCTTCTTTGACGAGAACACTGCCGGCCGGATGATCACCACGGAGCATCTGCCGGCGCTCGGCGATTTCTGCGAGGCGCTGCACTTCGGCGCGATCAGCCTGATCCCCGAGCCCTGCGGCTCGACCTACGAAGCGCTGATGACGCGCGAGCACGAAAAGCGGGTGATTTCCTTCGATCCCAACATCCGGCCCGGCTTCATCACGGACCGAGAGGCGCACCTCGCCCGCATGAACCGCATGGCGGCAATGTCTGACATCATCAAGTTTTCCGACGAGGATCTAGCCTGGTTCGGCATGGAGGGCAGCCACGATGCGCTTGCGGCCGAGTGGCTGAAGCGCGGCCCGAAGCTGGTGTTGATCACCCGGGGCGCCGACGGCGCCGTCGGCTATACGAAGAACCACAAGGTCGAAGTCGCAAGCGAGCGCGTGACGGTGGTCGACACGGTCGGCGCCGGCGACACCTTCGATGCCGGCGTGCTGGCCGCGCTGAAGCTCAACAACCTGCTGACCAAGGAGCAGGTCGCAAACCTGAGCGACGAGGCGGTCCGGCAAGCGCTGGCGCTTGGTGCCAAGGCAGCGGCCGTGACCGTGTCGCGCGCAGGCGCCAATCCGCCGTGGAAATACGAGATCGGGCTCTGA
- the pgi gene encoding glucose-6-phosphate isomerase translates to MKALVETLKATARETNATDIRAAFAADPNRFSRFSTRLDDLLLDYSKCAVNDKVLDGLEALAKAAKVEEKRDAMFRGDIINITEERAVLHTALRNRSNRPILVAGKDVMPDVNAVLEAMGAFADDVRSGALKGATGKKITDVVNIGIGGSDLGPVMATLALAPFHDGPRLHFVSNVDGAHIADTLKLLDPETSLFIVASKTFTTIETMTNAATARAFIAGKLGEAAVGNHFAAVSTALDKVAAFGIDAARVFGFWDWVGGRYSIWSAIGLPLMIAVGSENFGRFLDGGHAIDEHFRTAPVRENLPVLLGLIGFYHRNVLGYPSRAILPYDQRLSRFPAYLQQLDMESNGKAVTLDSKPVEFATGPVVWGEPGTNGQHAFYQLIHQGTDIIPAEFMIAANGHEKDLRHQHQLLIANCLAQSEALMKGRTLTEAKAQLTSKGMDEAKADKIAPHRVFTGNRPSLTFVYDQLDPFAFGRLIALYEHRVFVEGALFNINSFDQWGVELGKELATGLLPVVEGKESAAGHDSSTAGLVDALLKAAR, encoded by the coding sequence CTTCGCGGCCGATCCGAACCGCTTTTCGCGCTTCAGCACGAGGCTCGACGATCTTCTGCTCGACTATTCGAAATGCGCCGTGAACGACAAGGTCCTCGACGGTCTCGAGGCGCTGGCGAAAGCCGCCAAGGTCGAAGAGAAGCGGGACGCGATGTTCCGTGGCGACATCATCAACATCACTGAGGAACGCGCCGTCCTGCATACGGCACTCCGGAACCGATCGAACCGGCCAATCCTCGTCGCCGGCAAGGACGTCATGCCCGACGTCAATGCCGTTCTGGAGGCGATGGGTGCCTTTGCCGACGACGTGCGTTCCGGCGCCCTGAAGGGCGCCACCGGCAAGAAGATCACCGATGTGGTCAATATCGGCATCGGCGGCTCCGACCTCGGCCCGGTGATGGCGACGCTGGCGCTCGCGCCCTTCCACGACGGTCCGCGGCTGCATTTCGTTTCCAATGTCGACGGCGCCCATATCGCCGATACGCTGAAGCTGCTCGACCCGGAAACTTCTCTGTTCATCGTCGCCTCGAAGACCTTCACGACGATCGAGACGATGACCAATGCGGCGACGGCGCGCGCCTTCATCGCCGGCAAGCTCGGCGAGGCGGCGGTCGGCAATCACTTCGCGGCGGTCTCGACGGCACTCGACAAGGTCGCCGCCTTCGGCATCGACGCCGCCCGCGTCTTCGGCTTCTGGGATTGGGTCGGCGGGCGCTACTCGATCTGGTCGGCCATCGGCCTGCCGCTGATGATCGCCGTCGGAAGTGAGAATTTCGGCCGCTTCCTCGACGGCGGCCACGCGATCGACGAGCATTTCCGTACCGCCCCGGTCCGCGAGAACCTACCTGTTCTGCTCGGCCTCATCGGCTTCTACCATCGCAACGTGCTCGGCTATCCGTCGCGGGCGATCCTCCCCTACGACCAGCGCCTGTCGCGCTTCCCGGCCTATCTGCAGCAGCTCGACATGGAATCGAACGGCAAGGCCGTCACGCTCGACAGCAAGCCGGTGGAATTTGCGACCGGGCCGGTCGTCTGGGGCGAGCCGGGCACCAATGGCCAGCACGCCTTCTACCAGCTCATCCACCAGGGCACCGACATCATTCCGGCAGAATTCATGATCGCCGCCAACGGCCACGAAAAGGACCTGCGCCACCAGCACCAGTTGCTGATCGCCAACTGCCTTGCGCAGTCGGAAGCGCTGATGAAAGGCCGTACGCTGACTGAGGCTAAGGCGCAGCTCACCTCGAAGGGCATGGACGAGGCGAAGGCGGACAAGATCGCACCACACCGCGTCTTCACCGGCAACCGGCCTTCGCTTACTTTCGTCTACGACCAGCTCGACCCCTTCGCTTTCGGCCGCCTGATCGCGCTCTACGAGCACCGCGTCTTCGTCGAAGGCGCGCTCTTCAACATCAACTCCTTCGACCAGTGGGGCGTCGAGCTCGGCAAGGAACTGGCGACCGGCCTGCTGCCCGTCGTCGAGGGCAAGGAGAGCGCCGCGGGCCACGATTCCTCGACAGCGGGCCTGGTTGATGCGCTGCTGAAGGCGGCGCGGTAA